GCTCGGGCGCGGGCACCCTGTCCAAAAACCAGCTCTCCGTCATCGATGTCGCTGCGCCACATGCTGTAGTTGCCACTGGCCAGCCCTTCGGACGTCAGACCACGGCGGGTTCCGCGCAACTCCTGCGCGTCCCGCACCTGTAATACTGTGCCGTACGACGCCCGCAGGTAGTGCTCCGCGGTCTTGTGGCTGAACGCCATCAAATCAATAATCGATTTCTGCGGCGTATCCATACGCTCCGCATCGCGACGCGCCTTTTCGCCCTGAATCACACGCGCGCGATTGCCACGCCCGGACATCCCGCGCACGATCCGGATGGCCTCGGCCTCGTAATCCGGATCCACGATAATCGAAAATCGTGCACCACCGAGATAGCCTTCCACCGCCATCTGCCAGCGATCGTCCACAACTTCCACAAAATCACAAAGCACCTGTGGTTCTGCCTGCGGGCACTGCTCACGAATAGCCGCCAATGCCAGGTCCACATACTGTGGGTAACGCACACGATTGGACTGCAGGTGATGAATCCGGGATTCCTGCGCATGCAGCTGCTTCTGTAGTTGCTGCACCTTCAGGTCGCCGCGGGAAACCTGCTCATTTAACAAATCCCGCAAAGTCGCGGTGCCGGGCTCGGCATCCGCCAGTTGCTGCGCCAGGCGATTCTGCACCGCTTCCGCTGCAGCGACCTGTTCACGCAGGGACTCCTGTGCAGACAGATCAATCCAGTCTTTGCCCAATAGGCCCTGCAGCTCTGGCAGGTCATCGCTGCGGCCGACCGCCTTGATGGACTTCAACAATCCGCCGTCACTGAACGCCGGAACTTCCAACGCGATCGAGGTACTGTTCAGTAAGGAAAGCAGTTCTCCGGCAGCGGTGCGATTATCTGCGAAGGCCTGTTGCTGCACCGCAAGCGGAGATGCCAGTGAAGAAAGAGTTCTGTTGGCGTCGGCGATCTTTTGATCCAGCTCATCCTTGCTGCGCAGAGCGGAAATTCCCTGGCGCTGCGCCTGAATCGCAACCAACTCTTCACTCAGCTGGCGAACCCGCCCCTCTGACTGCTGGATTTCCTGCGCGGTGCGCTCCAGATCCGCGCGATTGTCTTTCTGCCGGCTTTTGCCTTCCACATAGGTTTTCTGAACCCGCAGTTGCTGATGCTTGGCCTGCAGGTACTCCTGCACCCGCAACTGTAACCACTGCTCACGGTAGAGATCTGCAGATTCTGCAATGCGCTGCAAGGCATCGACCCGGTCGACGATTTCCCGGGCCTCCTGCTCCATACCATGTATGGTTTTCATCAGTTCAGACACCGAGCGGATGGCATCTCCCAGATCGCGCTTCTCCAGTACTTCCTGAGCGACAAAGTCATTGATACTTTTTACCGGCTTGTACGCCATAAAGTTGGCAAACGTGCGCGCCGCGTGCATGGCCTCACGATCCGGCACAGCATCCTTGCGACCGCGCAATGCGCCGTACAAACGGCGCAGATAGGCCTTCTTCTTATCGTACTGCTCAACCTTCTCGAACTGCTTGCTCGCCACGCTGTAGAACTTGTCCAGCGGCAGTAGATGTTTACCGTCTTTGTACTCTTTGATGAAATCGCCGATGGCCAGCTGTGCACCCGGGAGCAGGAAAAACTTCAGACTATCCTGGCGCGCCTGAGCGGGTTTACTGCTGGTATCCAAGTGGGCACGGATCGCCATGATCGCCGTGAAAGGATCGCCGTCTTCGCCATCTGTAGGATAAAAATTGCCGGCAATATAGCAATCGGTGGGCTGCAAGCGGGCATAGCTGCCATCGTCACAGCCGAGTACGTACGACGCGAGAGTGCGCACCTGCTTGCCTCCCCGCCCGCGCTGGGTAGTTTCGTCCTGCCCGGGGTTGAAGGTAAACAGTGTGTCGTGCGCAGCGGTCATCAGGGTCTGAATCGCGTCCGCCGCGGTGGTCTTGCCGGAGCCGTTGCCACCGGAAAACAGGTTGATCGGCCCGAAGTCATACTCGAGCTGGGGAATATTGCCCCAGTTGATCAGGATGAGTTTTTTCAGAAACATACGTTTCGAATGCCCGATATTTACCTGGTGATGTTTTCAAGGTGGATGCGCTTATCCACCCTGCAGTCTGAAAAAAATATAAATTTTCAGTAGGGGGATAAGATAAGCGCAGCGCATCCACCATCTAATCTGATTCCGCAAACAGACTGTGGTCTTCGCTGCTCGGGGTAATTCGCTCTTCTGGTTCGGCTTTTTCAGCCTGGATGTCGGCTGGAGCGTCGACTGGCGACACATTATCGCCCTCACCTGACTCCAGCAACTGTTGTAAAGCGGATTCGCTGACAAACTGGGCAATCGTGGGACGGACTCGCAGCAGCGTCTCCGCAGCAGCTTCACTGTCTTCACCGTTAAACTGAATCAAGCGCAACTGACGGAGTTTCTTCAGCAACTGTTTGCGCTCTGCCAACTTGTCTGGCAAAGACATCTTGAGCAGGTTACGCAACCCGAGTTCCAATGCTTCCAAGGTCAGCGCCACGCAACCATGATCGTCTACCTGCCCTTCTCGCAGAGACTTGTCATACTCCACGCGTAGCACGAGGATCGCAGCCACTTCCTGCTGGGTGAGGCGCGCGCGGAAACCGCCGTGGTGCGGCTCTTCCTGGTCTGCCATACCCGGCACTTCAGCACCCGGTGGGTAAACGCGGATAAACTGGAAGCGGGTGTCGTGTTGTAAACGCAGCCCCAATGGCGCGATCCATTCGCGGATCAGTGATTCACAACGCTGAAAGCGGTCGTACAGCAGGGTTTCCACGTTGCTTTCATCACGACAGATAACCCCGTAATCCAGCAGCCGCACCAACAGCTCGGAGAACTCGCTACGGCTCAGCTTGCATTGCTTGAGCGCTTCTTCCAGCGCGTTGTCGATCAACCCCGTTTCAATCACGTTTTTTCAGCTCGAGAGTAAATTCATCAAATTGTTGGAAATAATCGTTGCTGGCCATTTCGCCAGTAAACGTTACTTCCATAAATGGCTCACTGCCATCCTGGGAAACCGCGGCCGCTTCCAATGCATGGCTCATGGCAAGCAGATCGCGGGCATCCCGCAAAGGCAGATCCCGGCTGCTGACGCGCTCGCCGCTGCCCAGGGTTTCAGAGAGGTACTGCCGCAAATCACTGCTGTTGAAATTGAATGCCTGATCCAGCAGTTGCTGCAACAGAATGTCGCGATGGTTGTCATCACTCATCGGCACATCGTCTTCCACAAAGGTGTTCACCGGCTGGCGACGGCTGCGCTGCCAGAGCTGGGTCTGCTTCGGGTCAAACAAGCGCAGCTGGAACGCGGCCATGTCGGCACCGAGCTGCTCCAACAGATCAGACTTGTTATCCGCCTGCCCGAGGGAGTGACACAGATCGGTAAACGCGCCCCCGGTGTTACTTTGCAGATAGCTGAGCTGGCGGATGATGATCTCGGCGCGCTTGGTAAAGCCCTGCAATGCCTGACGCAGTGCCGGGAGTTTGACTTCACAGGCGCGGCGCATACGGTCCTCGATGGTATCCAGCATCAGCCACAGGATGGACTGACCTTCCGTCATCAATTCTGGCAATTGCTGGCGCAGCCGACGCTCCCAGTCGGCTTTTTTGTCATTGTCCTTGCGGCGGATCTGCGCGATTACCTTGCCGATGGAATCCCGGTGCTTCTCCACACTGTCCGCAGACAGCCGGATTGCCAGGTCCGGCTGAAAGCGGCTTTCCATAAAGGCGAAAAATTCGTCCGTCGCCTGCTGCACCAGAATCTGCGCTTCTACTTCACGCACCAGCTCGCGCTTGCGCTCTTCGAGTTCCGCGACCATATCGGTGAAGTCAGCAACGATACGTTCGGAGTATTCCCACGCATCAATCAGGTCATAGACCTCGCCGCGGCTGGCAAAAGCTTCCAGAGAATTGAGGGTATTGCGGGTATTGCGGTGGCGGGTGCGTACACGGGTGCTGTTCAATTCCACCAGCGGCTGGGTAAACAGGCGGCCGCGGCGGCTGAACGGAAAGGAAACCGTGAGCGAAGCGCTGTCGACCAGTTTTTCCAGCCAGCCGTATTCCACCAGGCTGTTGAGCACCCAGACCGCCTGCTCGCGGGGGCCACGAAAGCGCTTCTCAGATTCAGGGGTATCGCCCGGCTCGCCACCGCTATCCAGCTGCGGCGCACGGGTCAGGGCCTCGGCAAAGATTTCCAGAATCTGCTCGCGGCCCAATGACTCACCGTAATCCGCCTTGGCAGTATACAGACGCTCGTAGAGCAGGCGCAGGCATTCCACAACCTGCTCGCGGTATTTACCGGTGAGCGGGCGGAAAAAATGCTGATAGGAATCTGCAAAAAACAACGGGCAGGCTTCCACGTAACGAACGACTTACTGCTCTTCCGGCTTCTGGTTCAATACGCAGTATTTGGTGTAATCACCCGCGTCGTCGAAGCTCCACTTACCTTTCGGGGTTTCATCCATTTTCTTACACCAGGCCTCAGAACCCACCTTGGGCTCACAGGCGGTGAGCGTCAGAACGGCGATGGAAGCGGTGATCAGGGTCAAAGTCTTTCTCATAATCTTGTCTTCGTCGATTAAATGGTTATGACATGGAAGAAGCACCGGCACCGGTAACCTCTTCAAATTCCCGTTCAATTTACCGGGATCTATTCCCGGCGCCATTTAGTGCCTTCGCGGCTGTCTTCCAGCACGACACCCTTGGCCTTCAGCTCCTCGCGAATTTCATCCGCGCGGGCAAAATTCTTGTCTTTTTTGCTCTGCTGACGCTCGGCGATCAGCGCCTCGATTTCCGACTCACTGATCTCGTCACCGCCGCGGGATTGCTTGAACCAGGATTCCGCATCCAGGTGCAGAATCCCCAGCATGTCTCCGGCGGCCAGCAGCTGACCTTTGAGAGCGGGTTTATCCGCGTCTGCCGCTTTATTCAATTCGCGCGCCAGCTGGTGCAGCTCGCTGATGGCCACCGGCGTGTTCAAGTCGTCCAGCAGCGCCGCCATAAACGGGGAACCGGTGGGATCGGCTTGCTGCGCCTCAACCTGCTGGGTATCCCGCAGGGCGCCGTAGAGCCCATCCAGAGACCGCCAGGCCTGATCCAGCAGATCTGCGCTGAAGTTCAGTTCCGAGCGATAGTGGGCGGAGAGCAGCGCAAAGCGCAGCACTTCACCCGGGTACTGTTTCAGCAGATCGTTGACCATACGGAAGTTGCCCAGGGACTTGGACATCTTTTCGCCGTCAATATTGACGTAGCCGTTGTGCACCCAGTACCGCACAAAATCGCCACCGTTGGCGCAGCAGCTTTGCGCGCGCTCATTTTCATGGTGCGGGAATGTCAGGTCGCGGCCACCACCGTGGATATCGATAGTCTCCCCGAGATGCTTTTTGATCATCGCCGAGCATTCCAGGTGCCAGCCGGGGCGACCACGGCCCCAGGGGCTATCCCAACCGGGCTCGTCATCTGCAGACGGCTTCCACAGCACAAAGTCGCCGGCGTACTTTTTATAGGGCGCCACTTCAACCCGGGCTCCGGCGAGCATATCGTCCAGGGAGCGCTTGGACAGTTTGCCGTAATCGTCCATGGACTGGACCGCAAACAGCACGTGGCCCTCTGCCGCATACGCGTTGCCTTTCTCTACCAGACGCTCGATCATCGCGATCATCTCTGGCAGGTGCTCTGTGGCATAGGGGGTCACATCCGGCTGCAGCGTATTCAACGCGGCCATATCGTCAAAATAGGCCTGAGCATAGCGCGCACTGAGCGCACCGATTTCTTCACCGTTGTCCCGCGCGGCTTTCATGATCTTATCGTCAATATCGGTGATATTGCGCGCGTAGATCACGTCGTCGTACTCACTTTTCAATACGCGATACAGCGTATCGAACACAACTGCCGGACGCGCATTACCGATGTGTACCCGGTTATAAACGGTGGGGCCACACACGTACATACGTACACGGTTTTCCTGCAGCGGGGTAAAAACTTCTTTTTGACCTGAAAAGGTATTGTGGAGTTTGAGAGACATCTCTTCTCGCTGTGCTCTTCTGGATGAGTTGTTCTGAATGAGTTGCTTTGATAGTCAATGGTGGATGCGCTTCGCTTATCCACCCTACGCCTGCAATTCCTGGATCTGCAGGGTGGATAAGCGAAGCGCATCCACCTGCAAGACTTCCGCGAAGAGACAGCGGCTACTTGTTCTGCTCTTTGGCCCAGCTATCGCGAAGCCCGATCGTGCGGTTGAACACGGGCTTCTCTGCGCTACCGTATTTGCTGTCGCGACAGAAATAACCGTTGCGCTCAAACTGATACCCCTTCTCCGGCTGCGCTTCTGCAAGGCCGATTTCCGCTTTACAGCCAGTCAGGATCTTGAGGTTGTCCGGATTCACGGAGTCAAGGAAGTTCTTGTCGCCCACATCGGGGGACTCTTCGTTGAACAGACGATCGTACAGGCGCACTTCACAATCCACATTGTTGTCGGCAGATACCCAGTGAATTACGCCCTTGGGCTTGACGCCGTCGGCCGGGTCTTTACCGCGGGTGTCCAGGTCGACAGAGCACAGGACTTCCACAATCTCACCGGCATCGTCCTTGACTACTTCTTCCGCCTGAATCACATAGGCGTTACGCAGGCGGACTTTCTTGCCCAGCACCAGACGCTTGTACTTCTTGTTGGCTTCCTCGCGGAAGTCTTCCTTTTCGATGTACAGGGTGCGACCAAACGGCAGCTCACGCGCAGGTAGATCGTCCCGTACCGGGTGTCCCGGTGCGGAGAGTATTTCTTCCTGACCTTCCGGATAGTTGGTAAGGGTAACCTTGAGCGGCTCCGTCACACACATGGCTCGCGGCGCATTTTTGTCCAGGTCGTCGCGGATTGCATATTCCAGCATTCCCACATCGACGGTGGAATCGGAACGGGTAACGCCGATCATCTCGCAGAACTGGCGGATCGATGCCGGGGTTACACCGCGGCGACGCAAGCCGGATATGGTTGGCATGCGGGGATCATCCCAGCCGTCCACATAGCCTTCATCCACCAGTTGCTTGAGCTTGCGCTTGGAAACCACGGTGTAATTCAGGTGCAGACGCGCGAATTCGTACTGGCGCGGCTGGGCCGGTACAGGCAGATGCTCGATAAACCAGTCGTACAGTGGTTTGTGATCTTCAAACTCCAGTGTGCATATGGAGTGGGTGACCCCCTCCAGTGCATCGGACTGGCCGTGGGCAAAGTCATAACTCGGGTAGATACACCATTTATCCCCGGTCTGGTGATGCGCCATCTTCTTGATGCGGTAGATGATCGGGTCGCGCAGATTAATGTTCGGTGCGGCCATATCGATCTTGGCGCGCAGGCTGCACGAGCCCTCTTCGAACTCACCCGCCGCCATGCGCGCAAACAGATCCAGATTCTCTTCCGGCGTGCGATTGCGATACGGGCTGTTGATACCTGGCTCTTTCAGGGTTCCGCGGTGCGCGCGCGCCTCTTCCGCCGACAGATCACAGACGTAGGCTTTGCCCTCTTTGATCAAATGGATGGCCCATTGGTGCAACTGGTCGAAGTAGTCCGAGGTGTACTTCACATTGCCAGCCCACTCAAACCCGAGCCAGGACACGTCGCGTTTGATCGCGTCGACGTATTCCTCTTCTTCTTTGGCGGGGTTGGTGTCGTCAAAACGCAGGTTGCACGCCCCACCAAACTCTTTCGCCAGGCCAAAATTCAAACAAATGGACTTGGCGTGGCCGATATGCAGGTAGCCGTTCGGCTCCGGGGGAAAACGGGTAGTCACCTGGGTTACCCGGCCCTCGGCCAGGTCTTCACGAATGATGTTCTGTAAAAAGTGAGCGGGCTTGCTCTCGGATGTCATAGCATTCTCTATATACAGCTGTTCAAACTAAGCGGCGGATTATAACGCAGATGACCGCCGCCGCATGGGTTTTGCCTGGCTTTCGCAAAGCGATTCATTCAGGCGCAGGCTGACCGGTGCGAGCGGTTTGCGCCAGCGTGTGATAAGAGTATCATGCCGCCCCAAACCGACCCGGACAGGACAATTTATGATCACTCTGCATACTACTTACGGCGATATCGTCGTCGAACTCAATTTCGACCAGGCACCGAAGACTGCAGCCAACTTCCTGCAGTATTGCCGCGACGACTTCTATACTGGCACCATTTTCCACCGGGTCATCAACAATTTCATGGTCCAGGGCGGCGGCATGACCCCAAACATGGACCAGAAACCGACCCGCGACGCGATCGAGAACGAAGCCGACAACGGCCTGAAGAACGACACCGGCACCCTGGCCATGGCTCGCACCATGGATCCACACTCTGCGACTGCTCAGTTTTTCATCAACGTCAACGATAACGACTTCCTGAACTTCCGCTCCAAAGACGCCCAGGGCTGGGGCTACTGCGTATTTGGCAAGGTGGTTGAAGGAATGGACGTCGTCAACAAAATCAAAGAAGTACCTACCGGCAGCAACGGCTTCCACCAGGACGTCCCTACCGAAAGCATTGAGATCAACAGCGTCACCATCTCCGACGACTACGCTGATAGATAACTGCGCGGACAGATATTCCCTGGGCTGGGAGGAAAACCCCAGCCCAAAAATCCAGCAATAAGAATACGAGACGAGGCGGATTTGCCAGTGGCCAGTTTTCTCATTTCAGACCTGCACCTGGACGAAACCCGCCCGCACATCACCCGGGCCTTCTATGATTTTCTGGCTGGTCCGGCGGCTGGTGCCGAAGCGCTGTATATTCTTGGCGACTTTTTTGAAGTATGGATCGGGGACGACGATGATGCCCCCCTGCCGCAGGAAGTTGCCCGCCAATTAAAGGCCTTCAGCGATGCCGGCACCCGCCTTTACCTGATGCACGGCAACCGCGACTTTCTCATCGGCGAAGACTACGCTCGCCGCTGCGGTGCCGAGTTACTCTCGGACCCCAGCCTGGTTGAACTCGCCGGCGAGCCGGTGCTGCTGATGCATGGTGACAGCCTGTGCACTCTGGACGAAGAGTACATGGCCTTCCGCCAACAGGCGCGCAACCCGCAGTGGCAACAGGCCCTGCTGGCCAAGCCCCTTGATGAGCGCCGCCAGATTGCAGACCAGATTCGCGCAGTGTCCAAATCCATGAACAGTCGCAAGGCAGAAGACATCATGGACGTGACCCCGGAAGAGGTCATCAACGCACTGCGCGATCACAATACCCGCACCCTGATCCATGGCCATACCCACCGTCCCGCCCGCCACCGACTGGAAGTGGACGGTGAGCCGGCAGAACGTATTGTCCTCGGGGACTGGGGGGAGCTTGGCTGGTGCATCAAGGCCGATGCAAAAGGTCTTGAATTGATCCACTGGCCCACGGCATCCTAGGACCTAGTCCCCACATATACATCTGGACCCAGGGAACAGGGAGCCGAATTTGCCAGACAGTAGCAATCAGCAAAGTGATCAACCACGCAAGAAAGTCCTGATACTCGGTGGCTACGGCACCTTTGGCAGCCGAATCGCACACAGGCTCGCAAATGAACCCGGCCTGCACCTGATCATCGCCGGCCGCGACCGCTTCAAGGCGGAACTCTTTGCCAGCCGCCTGCATGACCATCCCTCTCAAGAGAGTCTGCAACGCGCAAGCGCCGAAGGCATCCAGCTCGACCGGAATTCCGCCGACTTTGCCAACCAGATCAATCGGCTGAATGTTGACCTGCTGATTCATTGCGCCGGACCGTTCTACGGGCAAGACTACGGTGTGGCCGAAGCTTGTATCGCACAAGCCTGTGATTATATAGATATCGCGGAAAGCGCTGCCTTTGTGTGCAACATCGATTCTCTGGACGCCAGCGCCAGAGAGGCGGGGACAACTGTCATCAGTGGCGCAGGCACCCTGCCTGCGCTGAGTTCAGCCGTACTGGCAGCACTCACAGACCAGTTTTCCCGTATCGATGGGGTTTCCGTTCACATCTCGCCGGCACGCCAGATTCGCGACGCCCACGCCACACAACGGTCGGGCTTCGATTTTCTGGGTGATGGCTTCCAGCGAATTGAAAACGGCCAGCAGCAG
The Microbulbifer celer DNA segment above includes these coding regions:
- a CDS encoding UDP-2,3-diacylglucosamine diphosphatase, giving the protein MASFLISDLHLDETRPHITRAFYDFLAGPAAGAEALYILGDFFEVWIGDDDDAPLPQEVARQLKAFSDAGTRLYLMHGNRDFLIGEDYARRCGAELLSDPSLVELAGEPVLLMHGDSLCTLDEEYMAFRQQARNPQWQQALLAKPLDERRQIADQIRAVSKSMNSRKAEDIMDVTPEEVINALRDHNTRTLIHGHTHRPARHRLEVDGEPAERIVLGDWGELGWCIKADAKGLELIHWPTAS
- a CDS encoding glutamine--tRNA ligase/YqeY domain fusion protein produces the protein MTSESKPAHFLQNIIREDLAEGRVTQVTTRFPPEPNGYLHIGHAKSICLNFGLAKEFGGACNLRFDDTNPAKEEEEYVDAIKRDVSWLGFEWAGNVKYTSDYFDQLHQWAIHLIKEGKAYVCDLSAEEARAHRGTLKEPGINSPYRNRTPEENLDLFARMAAGEFEEGSCSLRAKIDMAAPNINLRDPIIYRIKKMAHHQTGDKWCIYPSYDFAHGQSDALEGVTHSICTLEFEDHKPLYDWFIEHLPVPAQPRQYEFARLHLNYTVVSKRKLKQLVDEGYVDGWDDPRMPTISGLRRRGVTPASIRQFCEMIGVTRSDSTVDVGMLEYAIRDDLDKNAPRAMCVTEPLKVTLTNYPEGQEEILSAPGHPVRDDLPARELPFGRTLYIEKEDFREEANKKYKRLVLGKKVRLRNAYVIQAEEVVKDDAGEIVEVLCSVDLDTRGKDPADGVKPKGVIHWVSADNNVDCEVRLYDRLFNEESPDVGDKNFLDSVNPDNLKILTGCKAEIGLAEAQPEKGYQFERNGYFCRDSKYGSAEKPVFNRTIGLRDSWAKEQNK
- the cysS gene encoding cysteine--tRNA ligase is translated as MSLKLHNTFSGQKEVFTPLQENRVRMYVCGPTVYNRVHIGNARPAVVFDTLYRVLKSEYDDVIYARNITDIDDKIMKAARDNGEEIGALSARYAQAYFDDMAALNTLQPDVTPYATEHLPEMIAMIERLVEKGNAYAAEGHVLFAVQSMDDYGKLSKRSLDDMLAGARVEVAPYKKYAGDFVLWKPSADDEPGWDSPWGRGRPGWHLECSAMIKKHLGETIDIHGGGRDLTFPHHENERAQSCCANGGDFVRYWVHNGYVNIDGEKMSKSLGNFRMVNDLLKQYPGEVLRFALLSAHYRSELNFSADLLDQAWRSLDGLYGALRDTQQVEAQQADPTGSPFMAALLDDLNTPVAISELHQLARELNKAADADKPALKGQLLAAGDMLGILHLDAESWFKQSRGGDEISESEIEALIAERQQSKKDKNFARADEIREELKAKGVVLEDSREGTKWRRE
- a CDS encoding DUF4194 domain-containing protein, giving the protein MIETGLIDNALEEALKQCKLSRSEFSELLVRLLDYGVICRDESNVETLLYDRFQRCESLIREWIAPLGLRLQHDTRFQFIRVYPPGAEVPGMADQEEPHHGGFRARLTQQEVAAILVLRVEYDKSLREGQVDDHGCVALTLEALELGLRNLLKMSLPDKLAERKQLLKKLRQLRLIQFNGEDSEAAAETLLRVRPTIAQFVSESALQQLLESGEGDNVSPVDAPADIQAEKAEPEERITPSSEDHSLFAESD
- a CDS encoding peptidylprolyl isomerase, giving the protein MITLHTTYGDIVVELNFDQAPKTAANFLQYCRDDFYTGTIFHRVINNFMVQGGGMTPNMDQKPTRDAIENEADNGLKNDTGTLAMARTMDPHSATAQFFINVNDNDFLNFRSKDAQGWGYCVFGKVVEGMDVVNKIKEVPTGSNGFHQDVPTESIEINSVTISDDYADR
- a CDS encoding saccharopine dehydrogenase family protein, with amino-acid sequence MPDSSNQQSDQPRKKVLILGGYGTFGSRIAHRLANEPGLHLIIAGRDRFKAELFASRLHDHPSQESLQRASAEGIQLDRNSADFANQINRLNVDLLIHCAGPFYGQDYGVAEACIAQACDYIDIAESAAFVCNIDSLDASAREAGTTVISGAGTLPALSSAVLAALTDQFSRIDGVSVHISPARQIRDAHATQRSGFDFLGDGFQRIENGQQQDTYSGNYLQRVPFGHPVGPRWVCDYEAPDQRLIPQHFPSLRSLQTTTGLQPAPLQFGLAACANIAHRQFPIQREALRKQMAKVGHWLADHWPMRSANGGMMMEIEGVLSDQESGRQGAGAVQWQILGLNGDGPWIPAAPAAALARKLLIGGKHSAGARPCWQQVSLNEILEELTPYSVVSMMEVEPQG
- a CDS encoding DUF3012 domain-containing protein; its protein translation is MRKTLTLITASIAVLTLTACEPKVGSEAWCKKMDETPKGKWSFDDAGDYTKYCVLNQKPEEQ
- a CDS encoding Wadjet anti-phage system protein JetA family protein translates to MFFADSYQHFFRPLTGKYREQVVECLRLLYERLYTAKADYGESLGREQILEIFAEALTRAPQLDSGGEPGDTPESEKRFRGPREQAVWVLNSLVEYGWLEKLVDSASLTVSFPFSRRGRLFTQPLVELNSTRVRTRHRNTRNTLNSLEAFASRGEVYDLIDAWEYSERIVADFTDMVAELEERKRELVREVEAQILVQQATDEFFAFMESRFQPDLAIRLSADSVEKHRDSIGKVIAQIRRKDNDKKADWERRLRQQLPELMTEGQSILWLMLDTIEDRMRRACEVKLPALRQALQGFTKRAEIIIRQLSYLQSNTGGAFTDLCHSLGQADNKSDLLEQLGADMAAFQLRLFDPKQTQLWQRSRRQPVNTFVEDDVPMSDDNHRDILLQQLLDQAFNFNSSDLRQYLSETLGSGERVSSRDLPLRDARDLLAMSHALEAAAVSQDGSEPFMEVTFTGEMASNDYFQQFDEFTLELKKRD
- a CDS encoding ATP-binding protein — protein: MFLKKLILINWGNIPQLEYDFGPINLFSGGNGSGKTTAADAIQTLMTAAHDTLFTFNPGQDETTQRGRGGKQVRTLASYVLGCDDGSYARLQPTDCYIAGNFYPTDGEDGDPFTAIMAIRAHLDTSSKPAQARQDSLKFFLLPGAQLAIGDFIKEYKDGKHLLPLDKFYSVASKQFEKVEQYDKKKAYLRRLYGALRGRKDAVPDREAMHAARTFANFMAYKPVKSINDFVAQEVLEKRDLGDAIRSVSELMKTIHGMEQEAREIVDRVDALQRIAESADLYREQWLQLRVQEYLQAKHQQLRVQKTYVEGKSRQKDNRADLERTAQEIQQSEGRVRQLSEELVAIQAQRQGISALRSKDELDQKIADANRTLSSLASPLAVQQQAFADNRTAAGELLSLLNSTSIALEVPAFSDGGLLKSIKAVGRSDDLPELQGLLGKDWIDLSAQESLREQVAAAEAVQNRLAQQLADAEPGTATLRDLLNEQVSRGDLKVQQLQKQLHAQESRIHHLQSNRVRYPQYVDLALAAIREQCPQAEPQVLCDFVEVVDDRWQMAVEGYLGGARFSIIVDPDYEAEAIRIVRGMSGRGNRARVIQGEKARRDAERMDTPQKSIIDLMAFSHKTAEHYLRASYGTVLQVRDAQELRGTRRGLTSEGLASGNYSMWRSDIDDGELVFGQGARARALAAQQRTMDQLLAEAGQMHEHQQQLRALAQAVRSLTPLKLLEHVDAALDAQRHWRNAEQALANLDLDDGIELEQQANALYEKLEAERQQGANLQKQAGKLESGLDTIEKQLKALSAQLDQLDEALSDSEAAVQRIAQINPDFDAESTLERADDQAAQAGESFDFSQDVVEWQGLLQKYSHQLLKAVMDYNSSCSTGDTLSFDPDFAGGHREPQFKQVCELVEQVTTLRNRLKNNLLVDRHEQLQGLKKSFNTTFVTHLCHAIYQSINDGKRVLDDLNLELEHHRFGADRERFRFDYRWVPEFKEYWSFFKAVIELPNLGEEQSLFDADLSPKHQQVRDKLLNMLLSEDEQVARRELDRISDYRNYRNYEIYKEPAGKEPIALSQYGTGSGGQLETPAYIIRSAAVTSAFRFNDGHSHLKMVLVDEAFSKMDESRSREVIRYLTETLGLQLLFIMPSSKSGPFMDLISNQFVFSKCPSPKPVGELHTRVFVDRKVCNREKIAALWANHRRTIRQQASLEFLDLVES